The Armatimonadota bacterium genome segment TCTACGGCATCGGCAACGAGTACGCGGCGCTCGGGCTGGCATGGACGCTGCTCTTTCTCGCCTCGTGGCTGGATATTGATGGTTTGCCTCTGACCGGCACGGTCGTACTGTTCGGGTTTGCCCTGATCATGGCCGCGACCGGCGCAAACTTAGGGGGATCGGCGGCGGCCCTCTTGACGGCAACGACCTATGGGTCGATGGCAGCCTACTTAGACAGAGATAAGCCTCGAAAAGCGATTCTGCAAATTGCGGGAGTTGCGATTGCCGCTGTCCTTTGCGCCTACCTGGCGTGGAAAGGCGCGCCGCACGTTGCCGAGTTCGCCGCCAGTTCAGATCAGCAAGAAACGATCGCAAGAAAGATGCTGACTAACCTGACCGTGGTCGCTCCCTCGCGCTGGGGGATCTTGTTGCTCTGTGCCTTAGCTGGCATCTTCTGGACACGGCGCGCAGGCCCCGTTGTCATGCACAAGATCAACCTTTGGCCGGTCTGGTGGGTCGCGGGCGGCTCGTGTCTGGTTTTGAACGACTCCGGATTCTTGATGGCCGCCGGCATCGCGTTGATCGCTTGGTGCCGATTCTGCGGCGAGACTTGGAGCGAGGCCATGGTCCGCGCTTCGCGCTCTAACGTCGGATTCTCCCGGCTCTAAGGTAAAATTGCCCCGCAAATTGAAGAACGATAACCAGCGAGGTGTCTTTATGAAGAGTTGGATAATAGTCGGTCTGGCCGCAATCGCCTTGAGCGCCGTTGCTCAGCCAGGAACCGGCGGTCAGCCCGGCGCTCAGCCGCCCGCAGACCAACCGAAACCTGTCATCCCCGATATGCCCAAGACCTCTCCTCCGTTGCCCGACCCTAAAAAGGTCGTAGCGACCGTCAATGGAGCACAGATCACGGCAGAAGAAGTGGCCAGAATGGCGTTTGAATGGGCCGCCGCAGAGATTATCGACGAGATCATCCTCCAAAGATTAGTCGAAGAGGACGCGAAGAAGCTGGGCATCGCCATCGACGACGCCGAGATCGACAAGAAGTACATGGCCTCGCTGGAGAACGCAGCCCGAAACGTGCCCCCGAACATGACGCTGCCCGACTTCTTAAAGCGCAATCGCTTTCCCGCCAGCCGTCTCTATTCTCGCACTCGAACCCAGCATCTGGCTGAGAAGGCGGTCGAACGGCAGCTGAACTTGGACGAGTTCGTACAATACCGCCAGATCGTATTTCGAATTCCTGGCTCAACCCCGGAAGAGCAGAACAACAACGCCGTCGAAGTCGAGAAGAAGGCGAACGAAGTGCACAAGATGCTGACCGATGGATTGGATTTCGGCGAGGCGGCCAAAGTGCATTCAGAAGACCAGTTCTCCAAGGACAAGGGCGGTCTGATGGACTTCCAGCCGATGCAGTTCCTGATGCCCGAGCTCCAAGAGAAGCTTAAGAGCATGAAGCCGGGCGACTTTAGCGCCCCTTACAAGTCGTTGCAAGGCTACATGATCATCAAACTGGAGAAACTAGGCTCGCAGGCGACCCCTGCCGAGATGGAGACGATCAAGCAAACGGGCGTGCGACTAAAGATCGGCGAGTACATTCAAAACCTTCAGAGCACGGCCAAGATCACCAATGAGATCGTCAAGCCGCCGAGCACTGAAGCCGAAGGCGCAAACACGGGAGTTCCGTCGCCTCGAAACCGACCGTAAGAATGGCCAAGCGAACCTTAAACGTCGCGCTTATCGGCTACCAGTTTATGGGAAAGGCGCACAGCAACGCCTACCGGCAAGTCTCGCGCTTCTTTCCCGAATTGAACATCGAACCGCGCCTCAAACTGCTCTGCGGACGCAACGAGGCGCGGGTTCGAGAAGCCGCCGAACGGTTCGGGTTCGAAGAGATCGAAACCGATTGGAAAAGCGCGGTTTCACGTCCAGACATCGATATAGTGGACGTCTCTACTCCGGGCAATCTCCATGCGCCGATAGCGATCGAAGCCGCTCGTCAGGGCAAAATCGTGCTGTGCGAGAAGCCTCTGGCCAACACGCTGTCCGAAGCGCGCGAGATGGTCTCCGCCGTCAATCAGAGCGGAGTCAAGCACGGCGTTTTCTTCAACTATCGCAAGGCGCCCGCCGTCGCGTTGGCCAAGCGACTGATCGAATCGGGGCAGTTAGGCGACATCTACCACTTTCGAGGCACCTATCTGCAGGATTGGATCGTCGATCCCAATTTCCCGCTGGTCTGGAGGCTCGATAAGAGCGTCTCGGGTTCGGGCGCGCACGGCGATCTCAACGCGCACTTGATCGATCTGGCGCAATGGCTGGTCGGCGATATTGCCGAGACCTGCGCGATGATGACGACGTTTATCAAACAAAGGCCAAAACTAGCCGAGATCGATGATCGTTTGGGCGGCAGCGCCAGCCAAGAAAAGGGCGACGTTACCGTGGACGACGCGGCTTGCTTCTTAGCACGGTTCTCCAACGGCGCCATCGGCACGTTCGAGGCCACTCGGTTTGCGCTTGGCCGCAAGAACTACAACCGATTTGAAATCAACGGATCGAAAGGCTCCCTGGCCTTCAACTTAGAGCGCATGAACGAATTGGAGGTCTACTTCGAATCGGACGCGCCGGGCGTCAAGGGATTTAGAACTGTTCAGGCGACCGAGGGCGATCATCCCTATGTCTCCGCATGGTGGCCGGCCGGGCATATCATAGGGTACGAGCACACCTTCACCCATCTGATACGAGACGCGCTCGAAGCCATCGACAAAGGCGAACAGCCTTCGCCCAACTTCAACGACGGCCTGAAGTGTCAGGCTGTGCTCGAAGCCGCCCAAACCTCCGCCAACGAGCGCCGCTGGGTAACGGTTACATGAAAAGTCTCAATCTTCGCGCCATCTTGTTCGGACGCTTTCGTGGCGCAGTAAATGCTGCGGACATTGGCCTTTTGATACTGAGGGTCGGCATGGGCGTCTACATGGCGGTCGGGCACGGATTTGGCAAATTGCCGCCCGTCGAGCGGTTTATCGAAGGCGTCGAGAAGATGGGATTCCCGTTTCCCACGGCCTTCGCATGGTTGGCCGCCGTTACCGAATCGATTTTTGCCATGATGCTGGCGGCAGGGCTGCTCTCTCGGCCGGCGGCGTTCGCGCTGGTCATTAACATGGCGGTAGCGGCCTTTGTCGCCCATGCCGCCGATCCGTTCTTTGCCTCCAATCCGGGCGAACGGTCGAAAGAAATGGCGATGCTCTATCTGATGCCGTTCCTGTGTTTGCTCTTTACAGGTCCGGGCAAGATCAGCCTCGACCGCGTGCTGGCCGGGTCGAAAGCCTAGCGCCTCAGCCCAAAGAACGCCAGCGTCTCGCTCAGGTCGATGTCGTCCACCGTGCCGTCGCCGTTCAAGTCCGAAGGGCATCCACGGCAGTTCTCGCCAAACGCCTCTAACACCATCGCCAGATCGGTATCGTCCACAGTTCGATCTCTGTTGACATCGCCCGGCGGATAGACGGTGAACCAGGACGAGGAGTGCGGAGAGCTCTTGAGAAAGTCCATAAGCAGTTGAGCGACTTTTTGCCTTCCTTGAGGGCTGGGGTGCGTGCCGTCATTATTCAGGTCCAAGCACTCATAGGTCAATCCATCGCTTCGGGGCGTCAAGCCATCCGCCCACAAATACGGCCCCCACGCGATCCACGGCGCCACGGTGTTGTGGTTCAAATCGCCCGCAGTCGGATCGATCTGCCCCGACTGCATCTGCCGCATCTGAGCCTCGATCAGCCACTTGACGGCGAAGCCCGACTCATAAGCATATGGCTCTGGGTTGAGCGTCGTATCGGCATACCCGGCGTAGATACGACTGGAGAAGAAGACCACCCTCGCGTTGGGATACCGCACCTTCAGCGCTCTAGCAATGCTGCCCATTTGTTGCAGCAAATTGAACGCATCGGCATTGCTGTTGGGCAGGCGCACAGTGGGGCCGGCGTTCGCTACCTTGACCCAAAGCGCCTGCACCTGCAGTTCGCTCAAGCCCCGAGGCGTCAAAATCTGATCTCGAACCCGATTGTAGTTCGCGTCGTCCGGCGAATCCCATGTGGCCGCCGTTTGCCCTCCAGCCGCGCCGTTTAAGATGGTCAAACGGTTGTGCCACAGTTCGCTGTCGCCCTGCGCGACCGTCATAAACTGAGAAAATTCTTGCGCCGTGTTGGACATGCCGATGGACAAAAGGACGATCCGACCCTCGGGATGAGGGTTTCCAGAAGCGTCCAACGGACGAACCGACACCGCTCTACCGCGACCTATCCGCGCATGGCCTGCAGGCATGAAGTTCGAGCCGTTGAGATAGAGTCCGCCTGTATACTGTCCCAAGTAGGCGCCTGTGCCCAAGTCGTTGATCGGGATCAATCCGACCGAGGTGCGGGTGCAGTCGGACGGTATCAGCGAAGCCAGCAATAGGCCGCAAATCGCAAGATTCGTCATGCCGATTCAGACGCTCGCATTCGCAAGAAGTTCGCTATCATCTGCTTGCCATGCTCGGTCATGATCGATTCGGGATGAAACTGCACGCCCTCGATCGGCAATCTCTTGTGACGGACGCCCATAATCTCGCCCTGTTCGGTCTTAGCGGTTACGGAAAGGTCGCTTGGCAAAGTCTCCGGCATGAGCAACAGCGAGTGATAGCGAATCGCACTAAACGGGCTGGGCAGACCGTCAAATACGCCTTGCCGATCATGCTCGATCGCGCTGGATTTGCCGTGCATGATCCGGTCGGCGCGCACGATCGTGCCGCCGAATGCAGCGCAAATGCATTGATGGCCCAGGCAGACGCCCAATAGGGGGATGCTTTCCAAAGCTCGAATCAGCTCAACCGAGATGCCCGCTTCGTTCGGAGTGCAGGGCCCTGGCGAGATGAGAATTCTAGACGGTCCGAGCGCGAGTGCCTCCTCGACGCTGATCTCGTCGTTTCGATAGACCTGTGGATCGCCGCCCAACTCGCCGATGTATTGGACGAGGTTGTAAGTGAAACTGTCGTAGTTGTCGATGACCAGGGTCACGGAATCACTCTTCGATCAGTTTGGCCAGGACGCCGGAAAGGCTGCGCGCCATCTGTTGGACCAGAGGCAAAGTCTCGGAGTAGCGCATTCTGGCCGGACCGACCACGCCGATCACGCCGCCTTCTCGCTTTCCAGCCTTGTATCGAGCGACCACCATGCTGCAGTTCTGAAGTTCGGGCACCGGGTTCTCTTCGCCTACCATGACGCTCAGCTCGTTCTCCGGCGTCTGCTCCATGGCGTCATAGACTCTGTGCTTGTCCTGTAGGGCGCCTAGCACCTGTTCCAGCGATTCGAGACTGCGCTGAAACTCGACGTGCTCCATCATTTTCAGAATGCCTTCGTAATACAGTTCGCCTCTTGTAGCGACCCTTGCGGAAGATTGAGCGGCACGAAGAGTTCTGGCAATCGCGTCCTGCAAGAACCGATCTTCGACCACTGGCAGGGATAGCTTCAAAGCAACCACTTCGGCGGCTTGCTGGCCTTCGACCAGTTTGGCAATGGAGGCGTTTAACCGTCTCATCTGTTGCGCGCTAAGAGCCGAGCCTAAATCGACCACATGGCTATCGACGCTGCCATTGTCGAACGCGCACATCATCAGCGCGCGCCCCCTGGTCAACGGGGTTACGACGCACTTCAAAAGTTTCAGGCTCTGGTCTCTTGCGGTCGTCGCCACGGCAGCATAGCGCGTGATGCCAGAGAGCATGCGAAGCGTGGCCGTTACCATCTCCGGCTGGCTCTCCACGGTCTTGGCCAGCCTTCTGGCAATCTGGCGGGCTTCGTCTTCGTTCATCGGCTCGGCTAATCGATCCACATAGTATCGATAGCCTCGATGCGTGGGCGCGCGACCGGCGCTAGTGTGCGGCTGATGCAAATAGCCCATGTCCGAGATGGTCGCCATCTCGTTGCGCACAGTGGCCGGCTTGACGCCAAGCGGATAGCGCTGAAGGAGCGACTCCGAACCAACCGGCTCGGCGGTCTCCACATAATCGTCCACCACAGCCTTCAGAATCGTCTGCTTGCGCGGATCGAGCTCTTCGGCCTGTCGCTGGTCGCCTTTCTTGGTCATGTCTCAGCCTCGATTCTACCTGTTGAATCCCAAGCCGGCATACTGTCAAAATTACAGGGTCTCGCGCAAACCGAATGAACCGTTCGAGCCGGTTCGCGCTTCTAATAGGGCGTCAGGAGGGTTGGGAACATGAGAGGAATCGTGCTTGCACTGGCTGTAATAGCCGCGCTAACGCTGATCGGCGCCGGCATTTCTGCAAAGTTGGACGCTGTTGCTATTCAGGATATTGCAACGCTAAAGTCTCAAGCGGAGCGGCATTATGCCGAAGGCTCGTTCGCCGAAGCGCTCAGGCTCTACCAACGAGCGGACGCTCTCACCCTGTCCGAAGTCGATCGTCGCTGGGTCGATTTTCGATTGGCCGACTGCCAATGGCGGTCGCTGGGCGCCGATCGACGACCCGACCAAACGCCTATCGAGGAATCCGAGTCGAAGCTTAAAGCGATCGTCGAGAAAATCAAAGAACCCAAAGATCGAGACCTCGTGTGGGCTTTGGCGGCAGAATCCCTGGGAGATCTTGATCTTCAACACAGGCGCGGCGGCAGCGCTTGGAACTGGTACTCGCAAGCCTTGAGCTACTGGGCGGACCAGACCGAGTTAGAGACCGCTCGTAAGAAATACATCGAGATCGTTTTTCGATACGCTCGCGGGCCGCAAGACAGCGGCGGACCCTGGGGATGGTCGAGATTTGGCTACGAGAGAGTTCCATCGCAATTCCTCGAGAACGCGCTTTCCATTGCCAAAACGGAGAACGATCGCGCTGGGCTGGCGCATCTCTTGGCAATGGCTCTGTTCAATCGAAACGACTTTTCGGGCGCAAAGCGAGCCGAGCAAGCCTTCCTGCTCTCCATTCAACACGGCAAGCGCGTCAAGTGGTACGACGAAGCGCTCTATCACTACGGATTATGGAGCGAACAGCGCGGCGCAACGACGAGGGACGAAAACGGCAACCAGTCGCGCAAATCAGACTTCGAAAAAGCGCTGAAACTCTATCAGCGATTGATCTCCGAGTACAAACAAGAGGAATCGGCCTATTGGGAGAACGCGAGAGACCGAAGCCGCCAAATCACCCAAGAACAGGCTACCGTCATGATCGGCGAGCAGTTTCTGCCCGGTTCGCTCGTTCGCTTCCACGTCGCCTATCGCAACGTAGCGCAGGGCCAGTTCGCTATCTATCGAGTCAATGTGATGACCGACTTTGAGCCGGTCGGCGACCGCTATCGCAACGCAGACCTTTATCGAGCGGAGAGAATTATGGCCCGCCAACCCATAAGAACCTGGCAAAAAACCTTCGCCCAAACAGGCAAACATTACCCCGGCCAAGAGCAGTACGTCCTGGAAGACAAACTTCCCGTCGGCGCCTATCTAATTTCGGTCAAAGCAGGGTCGGCTGCGAGCCATGCGCTTTTGGTCGTAACCGATGCGGCGATCATATCGAACCCGCTCAATCAGGACATGAGCGTTTACATGGCCGATGCGATTTCGGGCCAGCCTGTGCCCAATGCCAAGGTCAAAATCTGGTTCGGCGAATACAACGGTCAGTCCAACCGCTGGAATTGGGTATCCCGAGAGGGGACGTCCAACTCGGATGGAATGGTCCGGATACCCAAGCCCGGAACGTATCAGCGATCGGTCGTCATCGCCGATGCAGACGGGCGCACCGCTTTCATCCCCGATCAATACATCTATGATTATGGCCAGCGCGGTCGTGGATGGATGATCTATGCCTTTACCGACCGTCCTGCATACCGCCCGGGCGATACCGTACAGTGGAAGTCGATCCTGCGCGCTTACCAGGAACAAACCTACGCGACCCCAGCGGGCAAGAGGCTTGAGTTATCGATCACCGATCCAAAGGGCGAAAAGGTGAAGACCGGCCTCATATCCCTCAACGACTTTGGATCCTGTTGGGGCGACCTGGAGCTGACCGACAAAATGCCTTTGGGCCAATACATGCTCCACTTTTCGGACCCTTCCAATGCCAACAACCATATTGGAAGCGCCGTGCTTTTTCGCCTGGAAGAGTACAAACTCCCCGAGTTCAAGGTCAGCGTCTCTACGCTGGAAGAGAACGGCGTTAAGAAGACCTTCCGATTGGGCGAGCCGATCGAGATCGAGATTAAGGCGGAGTTTTACTTTGGAGGCGCCGTTGGGGATGCAGATGTGGACGTTGTGGTGCGCCAGCGCAACTTCTACCCCTACTTTGCGCCAGACCGGCGCTATCCCTGGTACTTTGAAGAGACTCGATATGGCCGATGGGGCTACAACTGGGATCGTGGACAAGAGATTCGGCGAGAGAAACTGAAGACCGATGGCGACGGGCGGGCCCGTTTGACCATCGAAAGCCCGCCGAGCGGGGACAACATCGAGTACATCGTCGAAGCAAGGGTAACCGACTCTTCGCGCCGCGAAATCGTCTCGACCGGCACAGTGCGCGTTACCAATCAGCGCTACTTTGCCCATCTGGATGCGAAACGATTTCTGGTGCGGCCTGGCGACCGAGCCCTATTTGCGCTAAAAACCAAGGACGCCAACAAGAATCCCGTAAGCGCGAGCGGCAAGGCGACCGTTTATCACATCCAGACGGTCGAAACCTGGATAAACCCGCACGGTGTTCGCGTGTCGGGCGCCGAATTGGAGACGGCCCGATCGAAGGGCTTCCCTATGGTCGACGGCCGTAGATGGCAGATGGAAAGCCGTGCGGAAAGGCGCACCAAAGTCAAGGAGATGCCCGTAAACACGACATCGAACGGTGAAGCAGAGTTTGATCTTGTGATCGAAAAGACAGGCGCCTATGAGGTCGTCTGGTTAGGCCCCGAGAGCGACGGCCCGGACGTTAAGGCTCAGACCAACTTCTGGGTAGCCGACCGAAACACCCGGGACGTGGAGCGGTTCCGAAACGGCTTGGAGATCGTCGTCGAGTCGGAGAGTATGAAGGCAGGCGGCTATGGCCGCATCGCCCTGATCTCCGACTCGCCTAACTCTTCCGTGCTGTTGACGCTGGTCGGACAAGGCGTCATCGACCATCGGCTTGTCAGAATGTCGGGCCGAATGGCGGTGGTGGACATGCCGATCGATAGCCGACATGTGCCGAACTTCTATGTCTATGCCTCGACCGTTCGAAACGCGATGTGGCTCACCGATCAGAAAGAAGTGATCGTGCCTCCAGAACAGCAGTTCTTGAACGTCGAGGTCGTAGCGGACAGGGAGGTCTACGAGCCGGGCGAGACCGGCTCTCTGACCATAACCGCAAAGGACCATGCGGGCAAGCCCGTCATAACCGAACTGGGCGTGCGCGTGAGCGACTATGCGGTCGAGTACATTCAGAAGGACGAAACGCTCGACCCTCGCCAGTTCTTCTATGGCGACAAGCGATATAGCTACTTTAGCTACGCCTGTTCGCTCGCTTATCACGGATTGTCGTTGCTCGAAAAGAACAAAGACGGATCTGTACTCGCTCGCTCTCGAGACGAACTGGCCGCCATGCCTGCTAGGGAGAACGCACGGTTTCAAGGCGCCCCAGCCTCGGCCGAGACTGGCGGCAGTGGCGGTTTTGGTGGTCGTGGCGGAGGCTTCGCGCTAGGCGCCGAACTCAAATCGATGGACCTGGCCGCCGCTATGCCATTAGTAGAGCAAGCGCCAGAACAAGAGATAGCCGTCCGAACGGATTTTCGCGCCACCGCCTACTGGAACGCCGCGATCGTTACGGACGCGAACGGCAAAGCGACCGTCCAGTTCAAATATCCCGAATCGACCACTGAATGGCGAGCCGTGGTTCGCGGCGTTACGACATCCACCCAGGTTGGCAAGGGCGAGGCGACCTCGCGAACGCGCAAGCCCATCATTGTGCGGCTACAGGCGCCCCGGTTCTTTGTTGTTGGCGACGAGCCGGTCATCTCGGCAGTCGTTAACAACAACACCGACCAAGCCATGCGCGCCCGAGTCTCTTTGGACGCAGAAGGCATCGATCGAACCGGCAGTCGCGACATCGAACTAACCGTGCCCGCCAATGGCGAAGCCCGCGCCGACTGGAAGACCCGCGTTTTGAACCACGGTCCGGTCAAGTTGAAGACAACGGCTGTCGCAGGCCGCCAGACCGACGGTATGGAGCGGACCTACCTGGCGTTTGAACATGGCATCGATCGCTTAATCGCCAAGTCGGGCAAGTTCGCGTCGAACGAAGCCGCTATTCTGATGGACATCCCCGCAGCGCGGCGCTCGACCGAGTTCGAGGTGATGGTAACGCCCAGCCTGGCCGTAACGATGCTCGACGCGCTGCCCTACCTGATCCGCTATCCCTATGGCTGCACCGAGCAAACCATGAGCCGATTCCTGCCCACCGTGATCGTCAAGAGCACGCTGCAAAAGATGGGCATGAAGCCGGAGGACATCGCTAACAAGGTGTTTGGCGGCATTACGCCCGAAGCGGCCAAACGAATGGCGACCAACCCGCAGGCAATGCTAAAGGAACTGGATCAAGTCATCCAGGCTGGACTGGCGCGGCTGTACGACATGCAGCACGAGGACGGCGGATGGGGCTGGTGGAAGGAGGGCGAATCGGACCTCTGGATGACGGCCTATGTCGTCTGGGGCTTGACGCTGGCACAATCGGCAGACCTCGACTTTGAGCACGATCGACTGGAGCGCGGCAGAGCGTTCCTGCAGACGAAGATTGTAACGGCCAAGAACAATCTGGCCCTGCAAACTTGGGTCCTGCATGCGCTGACCGCGCGAAACGGGAACGGCTCCGGCCCAGAACGCGCCGCGTTTGAGAACCTGTACGAACGCCGAAGCGAACTGCCCTCTTACAGTCTTGCGCTGCTTGCGCTCTCGGCGCACCGAATGGGAATGCGCGAACAGGCGCAGGTGTTGTCTCGAAACCTGGCCAACGGCGCCCAGATCGATAATGCGCCCGACCAATCGATACTGGTCCCCGGGGGCGAGCGCAACCCGCTGGCCGGCAGAACCGCGTTCTGGGGTTCGCGCGGATATTGGTGGAGATGGCACGACGGCCCAGTGGAGAGCACCAGTTTTGTACTGAGCGCTCTGTTAGCCATCGATCCCAAACACGAGCTGATAGAACCCGCGATCAACTGGCTGCTAAAAAACCGACGAGGCGCGCAATGGTCCAACACCCGCGACACCGCGATCGCGATTCTGACCCTCAACGACTATCTAAAAACGACCAACGAGCTCGGCCAGCGTTTTGACTTCGAGGTGTTCTTAAACGGCCGATCGATCGGAAAGCAGAGCGTAACGCCCGAGACTGCGATCTCTGCGCCGAGCCGTTTTGCCGCCGACCCCGAATTGGTGCGAGACGGTCGAAACGAGATTCGGATTGTTCGCACGGGCGAATCCGGCAACCTCTACTTTAGCGTCGAAGCTCGATTCTTCAGTCTGGAGGAGCCGATCCCTGCAGGCGGCCATGAGATCTTCGCCCGGCGAGAATTCTATCGCTACGTCGAGAAGAGAACTCTGCTGAACGGGATCCAGTACGAGCGCGTGCCGCTTCGCGATGGAGAAACCGTGCGCAGCGGCGAGCGAGTCGAGGTCGTCGTTACCGTCGAATCGAAGAATGACTATGAGTATCTGATCTTCGAAGACCTGAAGCCCGCCGGGTTGGAGGCCGTGCAGCTTCAGAGCGGCGCTCCCTTGTATGCCAGAGAGCTGAAGGCGTCTCGCGCGGGCGAGGCGAGCGGCAACCGCGACCCGAACGCGCCTTACACCGGTCGCTCCGCTTGGCTCTATCAGGAGCTGCGAGACCGAAAAGTGGCCATGTTCGCCTCGAGTCTGGAGCAGGGCTTGTGGGAAATCCGGTATGAGCTTCGCGCCGAGGTTCCCGGCAGGTTCCACGCGCTGCCGCTAATGGGCCATGCGATGTACGTGCCGGAGATTC includes the following:
- a CDS encoding peptidylprolyl isomerase, with translation MKSWIIVGLAAIALSAVAQPGTGGQPGAQPPADQPKPVIPDMPKTSPPLPDPKKVVATVNGAQITAEEVARMAFEWAAAEIIDEIILQRLVEEDAKKLGIAIDDAEIDKKYMASLENAARNVPPNMTLPDFLKRNRFPASRLYSRTRTQHLAEKAVERQLNLDEFVQYRQIVFRIPGSTPEEQNNNAVEVEKKANEVHKMLTDGLDFGEAAKVHSEDQFSKDKGGLMDFQPMQFLMPELQEKLKSMKPGDFSAPYKSLQGYMIIKLEKLGSQATPAEMETIKQTGVRLKIGEYIQNLQSTAKITNEIVKPPSTEAEGANTGVPSPRNRP
- a CDS encoding alpha-2-macroglobulin, with the translated sequence MRGIVLALAVIAALTLIGAGISAKLDAVAIQDIATLKSQAERHYAEGSFAEALRLYQRADALTLSEVDRRWVDFRLADCQWRSLGADRRPDQTPIEESESKLKAIVEKIKEPKDRDLVWALAAESLGDLDLQHRRGGSAWNWYSQALSYWADQTELETARKKYIEIVFRYARGPQDSGGPWGWSRFGYERVPSQFLENALSIAKTENDRAGLAHLLAMALFNRNDFSGAKRAEQAFLLSIQHGKRVKWYDEALYHYGLWSEQRGATTRDENGNQSRKSDFEKALKLYQRLISEYKQEESAYWENARDRSRQITQEQATVMIGEQFLPGSLVRFHVAYRNVAQGQFAIYRVNVMTDFEPVGDRYRNADLYRAERIMARQPIRTWQKTFAQTGKHYPGQEQYVLEDKLPVGAYLISVKAGSAASHALLVVTDAAIISNPLNQDMSVYMADAISGQPVPNAKVKIWFGEYNGQSNRWNWVSREGTSNSDGMVRIPKPGTYQRSVVIADADGRTAFIPDQYIYDYGQRGRGWMIYAFTDRPAYRPGDTVQWKSILRAYQEQTYATPAGKRLELSITDPKGEKVKTGLISLNDFGSCWGDLELTDKMPLGQYMLHFSDPSNANNHIGSAVLFRLEEYKLPEFKVSVSTLEENGVKKTFRLGEPIEIEIKAEFYFGGAVGDADVDVVVRQRNFYPYFAPDRRYPWYFEETRYGRWGYNWDRGQEIRREKLKTDGDGRARLTIESPPSGDNIEYIVEARVTDSSRREIVSTGTVRVTNQRYFAHLDAKRFLVRPGDRALFALKTKDANKNPVSASGKATVYHIQTVETWINPHGVRVSGAELETARSKGFPMVDGRRWQMESRAERRTKVKEMPVNTTSNGEAEFDLVIEKTGAYEVVWLGPESDGPDVKAQTNFWVADRNTRDVERFRNGLEIVVESESMKAGGYGRIALISDSPNSSVLLTLVGQGVIDHRLVRMSGRMAVVDMPIDSRHVPNFYVYASTVRNAMWLTDQKEVIVPPEQQFLNVEVVADREVYEPGETGSLTITAKDHAGKPVITELGVRVSDYAVEYIQKDETLDPRQFFYGDKRYSYFSYACSLAYHGLSLLEKNKDGSVLARSRDELAAMPARENARFQGAPASAETGGSGGFGGRGGGFALGAELKSMDLAAAMPLVEQAPEQEIAVRTDFRATAYWNAAIVTDANGKATVQFKYPESTTEWRAVVRGVTTSTQVGKGEATSRTRKPIIVRLQAPRFFVVGDEPVISAVVNNNTDQAMRARVSLDAEGIDRTGSRDIELTVPANGEARADWKTRVLNHGPVKLKTTAVAGRQTDGMERTYLAFEHGIDRLIAKSGKFASNEAAILMDIPAARRSTEFEVMVTPSLAVTMLDALPYLIRYPYGCTEQTMSRFLPTVIVKSTLQKMGMKPEDIANKVFGGITPEAAKRMATNPQAMLKELDQVIQAGLARLYDMQHEDGGWGWWKEGESDLWMTAYVVWGLTLAQSADLDFEHDRLERGRAFLQTKIVTAKNNLALQTWVLHALTARNGNGSGPERAAFENLYERRSELPSYSLALLALSAHRMGMREQAQVLSRNLANGAQIDNAPDQSILVPGGERNPLAGRTAFWGSRGYWWRWHDGPVESTSFVLSALLAIDPKHELIEPAINWLLKNRRGAQWSNTRDTAIAILTLNDYLKTTNELGQRFDFEVFLNGRSIGKQSVTPETAISAPSRFAADPELVRDGRNEIRIVRTGESGNLYFSVEARFFSLEEPIPAGGHEIFARREFYRYVEKRTLLNGIQYERVPLRDGETVRSGERVEVVVTVESKNDYEYLIFEDLKPAGLEAVQLQSGAPLYARELKASRAGEASGNRDPNAPYTGRSAWLYQELRDRKVAMFASSLEQGLWEIRYELRAEVPGRFHALPLMGHAMYVPEIRCNSDETRLTVLDR
- a CDS encoding DoxX family protein; this translates as MKSLNLRAILFGRFRGAVNAADIGLLILRVGMGVYMAVGHGFGKLPPVERFIEGVEKMGFPFPTAFAWLAAVTESIFAMMLAAGLLSRPAAFALVINMAVAAFVAHAADPFFASNPGERSKEMAMLYLMPFLCLLFTGPGKISLDRVLAGSKA
- a CDS encoding aminodeoxychorismate/anthranilate synthase component II; translated protein: MTLVIDNYDSFTYNLVQYIGELGGDPQVYRNDEISVEEALALGPSRILISPGPCTPNEAGISVELIRALESIPLLGVCLGHQCICAAFGGTIVRADRIMHGKSSAIEHDRQGVFDGLPSPFSAIRYHSLLLMPETLPSDLSVTAKTEQGEIMGVRHKRLPIEGVQFHPESIMTEHGKQMIANFLRMRASESA
- a CDS encoding Gfo/Idh/MocA family oxidoreductase; amino-acid sequence: MAKRTLNVALIGYQFMGKAHSNAYRQVSRFFPELNIEPRLKLLCGRNEARVREAAERFGFEEIETDWKSAVSRPDIDIVDVSTPGNLHAPIAIEAARQGKIVLCEKPLANTLSEAREMVSAVNQSGVKHGVFFNYRKAPAVALAKRLIESGQLGDIYHFRGTYLQDWIVDPNFPLVWRLDKSVSGSGAHGDLNAHLIDLAQWLVGDIAETCAMMTTFIKQRPKLAEIDDRLGGSASQEKGDVTVDDAACFLARFSNGAIGTFEATRFALGRKNYNRFEINGSKGSLAFNLERMNELEVYFESDAPGVKGFRTVQATEGDHPYVSAWWPAGHIIGYEHTFTHLIRDALEAIDKGEQPSPNFNDGLKCQAVLEAAQTSANERRWVTVT
- the hrcA gene encoding heat-inducible transcription repressor HrcA; its protein translation is MTKKGDQRQAEELDPRKQTILKAVVDDYVETAEPVGSESLLQRYPLGVKPATVRNEMATISDMGYLHQPHTSAGRAPTHRGYRYYVDRLAEPMNEDEARQIARRLAKTVESQPEMVTATLRMLSGITRYAAVATTARDQSLKLLKCVVTPLTRGRALMMCAFDNGSVDSHVVDLGSALSAQQMRRLNASIAKLVEGQQAAEVVALKLSLPVVEDRFLQDAIARTLRAAQSSARVATRGELYYEGILKMMEHVEFQRSLESLEQVLGALQDKHRVYDAMEQTPENELSVMVGEENPVPELQNCSMVVARYKAGKREGGVIGVVGPARMRYSETLPLVQQMARSLSGVLAKLIEE